A portion of the Deinococcus peraridilitoris DSM 19664 genome contains these proteins:
- the mgrA gene encoding L-glyceraldehyde 3-phosphate reductase, translating into MYTASDSRYDTMTYRRAGRSGLKLPALSLGLWHNFGGVDRLETGRETLRRAFDLGITHFDLANNYGPPPGSAEETFGQLLRQDFAPYRDELIISSKAGYDMWPGPYGEWGSRKYLVASLDQSLRRMGLAYVDIFYHHRPDPETPLEETMGALDFIVRSGRALYVGLSNYSPEQTRDAARVLRELGTPCLIHQPAYSMFNRTPEGGLLDTVREEGMGCIVFSPLAQGMLTDKYLGGIPEDSRAARSRFLRPEQLTDEKLSQIARLNSLAQERGQTLAQLALAWVLRREEVTSALIGASRPSQVEDAVGALNGTALVTAELQTIDDILAAS; encoded by the coding sequence ATGTACACAGCCTCTGACAGCCGTTACGACACCATGACCTACCGCCGCGCGGGCCGCAGCGGTCTGAAACTTCCCGCTCTTTCGCTGGGGCTGTGGCACAACTTTGGTGGAGTCGACCGCCTGGAAACCGGGCGCGAGACGCTGCGACGCGCCTTTGATCTGGGCATCACGCACTTCGATCTGGCCAACAACTACGGCCCACCTCCCGGCTCGGCCGAGGAGACCTTCGGGCAGCTGCTGCGCCAGGATTTCGCGCCGTACCGCGACGAGCTGATCATTTCCAGCAAGGCGGGCTACGACATGTGGCCCGGACCGTACGGCGAGTGGGGTTCGCGCAAGTACCTCGTGGCAAGTCTCGACCAGAGCCTGAGGCGCATGGGGCTTGCGTATGTGGACATCTTTTACCACCACCGTCCCGACCCCGAGACGCCGCTGGAGGAGACCATGGGGGCGCTTGACTTTATCGTGCGCAGCGGCCGGGCGCTCTACGTCGGCCTCTCGAATTACTCGCCCGAGCAGACCCGGGACGCCGCGCGGGTGCTGCGTGAGCTCGGTACGCCCTGCCTGATTCACCAGCCGGCGTACAGCATGTTCAACCGCACGCCCGAAGGGGGCCTGCTGGACACGGTGCGTGAAGAAGGGATGGGGTGCATCGTGTTCTCGCCGCTGGCGCAGGGCATGCTGACCGACAAGTACCTCGGCGGCATTCCCGAGGATTCGCGCGCCGCGCGCAGCCGCTTTCTGCGTCCCGAGCAGCTGACGGACGAGAAGCTTTCGCAGATCGCGCGGCTCAACTCCCTGGCGCAGGAGCGCGGGCAGACGCTCGCACAGCTGGCACTGGCCTGGGTGCTGCGCCGTGAAGAGGTGACCTCGGCGCTGATCGGCGCGAGCCGCCCCAGTCAGGTCGAGGACGCGGTCGGCGCGCTGAACGGCACGGCCCTTGTCACGGCGGAGCTGCAGACGATCGACGACATTCTCGCCGCGTCCTGA